The nucleotide window AAGAAATATCTTTGTTCGCATCTCCGTTTGTTAAAATCATATCAGGGATTTCTTCAGGATTTATTTTGGTAAGCAGGTAAGTGTAGAGCAGTTCGTTGGCTATAATATGTGCCACTTTGTTATCATAGTAGGTTGAAAAGCTAAGGTCAATTTCAAATACTCCACTCTTTAATCCGTCGTGGTAGTTAATTTGATCGAGCCTGAAGTAAATATGATCACGGTCAACTCTGGAAGCACGATAATACCTGTAAAAATCCTCGTTGCATATACTCTCTTTATATTCTGCTTTGAGGGTTTTTAATAGGTTTTCGTAATAGCTTTGATGTATTTTACCATTACTCACGGGGCAAGTAGTTTCGATACGGAACACTTTGTTATAGTAAATGAGCTTTCCTAAAACTTGTGGCTTGACATTCTTAAAAAAGTCAATCTCCTGTTGTTCATCTACAAAGTTATCCTGCAATACTTTTGCTTTTATATTTCTCAGCATTTCATTTAAGAACAAAGTCATTTGGTATGCCTCGTCTGCCGTTCGCATCATTTGAGAAGACAGCTTATCTTCCTGACGATGAATTTGCGATAATATTTTATTCAACACGATTTCCATAGCATAGTAGTTTAGAAGTTCTTGCAATTTGTTTCGGAGTTGCATCTATTGTTGATAGTCCAAAATTTGGCAATAATATTGAAACCATTATCACAGCTTCCCCCCATTGGGGAGATTTTATTGATAATGAAAGTATATAGGGGAAGACGAAATAAAGGGTAAAACACTAATGCGCTTTACCCTTTATTTTTTATATTTGCAGTATTGATTTACAAGGTAATCAAATGAAAGCAAGTGCAGTAAGCACCATTACTAAATCGTTACCGATCGAGTTTTACTCTCTTGTAGACTACTCTTTATTAGCTACTTTGAGCTATATTAATCTTTTTGATGAAAAAAATTCAAATTTGCTCTGAACGAATATCTAAAAGCTTGGAACTACTTAGAACATACTAACGACGAGTATCTTTATTATAAAAATCTATATCACATTGGCGTTGTTAAAAGTTACCTCGGCCACTATGAAGAAGCAGTAAAAGTATTTGAAAAATGCCGGGCACATTATGGTGCAGAAAAAGCAATCGCTAATCTTCCCAATCTATCTTATAACAATAAGAAAGGTTTTTTAAACAGCCTTCAACAAAATGCTTCATGCCTTGTAGAGCTGAACCGTTTGGAAGAAGCTCGTTTATTAATTAACGAGGGCTTAAAAAAGACTGCTGGCGACATAGATTTTTACATTGAAAGAAGTTACTTTTATAAGTTACAGGGAATCATTGACTTTAAAAACAAAAACTACAATAGAGCAATTTCAAACTTTAATAATGCCCTCGCAGGTGTAGAAAAGAAAAATGATTTCACTAACATTTCCGCTGTCTATTTCTATAAAGGAAAAAGTCTTCTGCATAAAAACAAACTCAATGAAGCTATACAATATTTTAAAAAAGTTGATTCCATCTTTAAAAAACATGAGTTCATCTTACCTGAAGTAAGAGAAAGTTATGAGATATTGATCAATTTTTCTAAAAATACAAATAATGATAAAAAGGAGCTCTACTATACTAAACAGTTACTTAAAGTAGACCACATTCTTTCGACTGACTTCAAATATCTGTCTGAAAAAATCCATAAAGAATACGATACTAAAGATCTGCTGCAAGCAAAAAGAAGATTGGAAATTTCTAGTACCAACGGATATAGTATAGCATTTGTATTATTTTTCTTCCTGCTCGTTCTTTTCCTTATATTGTTTTTCAGATGGCAAAATGAAAAAAGAATCCAAGAAAAATATAACGAACTGTTGGCAAAAATGAAATCCGATGCTGAGCAAAAGCCAGCTGAAAAAGTAGATTTTAAGTTAAAAAACTCAAAACTAAATGAAGAAAAAGCCAATGAACTTTTATCTAAGCTAACAGCGCTTGAACGAGATAATTTCTTTCTTGAAAAAAGTATGACACTTAATAAACTTTCAATAAAATTAAAAACAAATACAACTTATCTATCTGAAATTATAAATGACTACAAAGGTTGCAATTTTAACACCTATTTAAATCAGCTTAGAATAAGCTATATAACGCAAAAATTGTATGAAGATAAATTATGGCGTAAATATTCTACTAATGCGTTAAGTGCTGAAGCAGGATTCACCAACAAATCAAAATTTTCAAAGGCCTTCTACAACAGAAACGGGCTATCACCAATTGAATTCATAAGAAAAAGAAATAAGGAATTAGGTGATGATGTGTAAATACTTTCATTTTTATTTCCTACACCTGCTTTCGCCTCCAACTCTGAGCTTTTATCCACTTCTAATTAATACCCATTGCACGTACTTACCGCAGTAATCTGGCATTATTTCTCCTTTCGATATATAGATTACGGTACTAATGGTTCCATCAACCTCCCATTCACCACTTACAGTACATTTTTTACCTGTTGCTAAAGAAACTTTCAAATTTTAGTTATTGTTTTTTAATTCGACTAACACGATATCGAGAATCGGGATCACGAATTTAGAGAAGCAATGCTTTTCTTAATAATGCCAGGTGGTACGATTTATAAATTGTACCCGGTACAATTTATAAATCATCCATTACACCATCCAATACAATATATTG belongs to Chryseobacterium gleum and includes:
- a CDS encoding RteC domain-containing protein, producing MEIVLNKILSQIHRQEDKLSSQMMRTADEAYQMTLFLNEMLRNIKAKVLQDNFVDEQQEIDFFKNVKPQVLGKLIYYNKVFRIETTCPVSNGKIHQSYYENLLKTLKAEYKESICNEDFYRYYRASRVDRDHIYFRLDQINYHDGLKSGVFEIDLSFSTYYDNKVAHIIANELLYTYLLTKINPEEIPDMILTNGDANKDISWTNSQNALIELIYALYASNSIAHGKIGIRKLALIFQVLFRTPLNDIHHSFHRMKTRAGSRTAFLDQLKISLEEYMDKDL
- a CDS encoding helix-turn-helix domain-containing protein; amino-acid sequence: MEEARLLINEGLKKTAGDIDFYIERSYFYKLQGIIDFKNKNYNRAISNFNNALAGVEKKNDFTNISAVYFYKGKSLLHKNKLNEAIQYFKKVDSIFKKHEFILPEVRESYEILINFSKNTNNDKKELYYTKQLLKVDHILSTDFKYLSEKIHKEYDTKDLLQAKRRLEISSTNGYSIAFVLFFFLLVLFLILFFRWQNEKRIQEKYNELLAKMKSDAEQKPAEKVDFKLKNSKLNEEKANELLSKLTALERDNFFLEKSMTLNKLSIKLKTNTTYLSEIINDYKGCNFNTYLNQLRISYITQKLYEDKLWRKYSTNALSAEAGFTNKSKFSKAFYNRNGLSPIEFIRKRNKELGDDV